The Leclercia sp. S52 genome has a segment encoding these proteins:
- the yidD gene encoding membrane protein insertion efficiency factor YidD: MAPPLSPGSRVLIGLIRVYQRLISPLLGPHCRFTPTCSSYGIEALRRFGVIKGSWLTVKRVLKCHPLHPGGDDPVPPGPFDTREH; the protein is encoded by the coding sequence ATGGCGCCGCCACTGTCGCCTGGCTCACGGGTCCTGATCGGCCTTATCCGGGTCTATCAACGCCTGATTAGTCCGCTACTCGGGCCACACTGCCGTTTCACACCGACATGCTCAAGCTACGGAATTGAGGCATTGCGCAGGTTTGGTGTGATAAAAGGCAGTTGGTTGACGGTGAAACGCGTATTAAAATGCCACCCTTTACACCCAGGTGGAGACGATCCCGTCCCTCCAGGACCTTTTGATACCAGAGAACACTAA
- the rnpA gene encoding ribonuclease P protein component: protein MVKLAFPRELRLLTPTHFTFVFQQPQRAGTPQITILGRQNSLGHPRIGLTVAKKNVKRAHERNRIKRLTRESFRLRQHELPSMDFVVVAKKGVADLDNRALSEALEKLWRRHCRLAHGS from the coding sequence GTGGTTAAGCTAGCATTTCCCAGGGAGTTACGTTTGTTAACTCCCACTCATTTCACTTTCGTCTTCCAGCAGCCACAACGGGCTGGCACGCCGCAAATCACCATCCTCGGCCGCCAAAATTCGCTGGGGCATCCCCGTATCGGTCTCACTGTCGCCAAGAAAAACGTAAAGCGTGCGCACGAACGCAATCGGATTAAACGTCTGACGCGTGAAAGCTTCCGTTTACGTCAACATGAACTGCCTTCAATGGATTTCGTGGTGGTGGCTAAAAAAGGGGTTGCCGACCTCGATAACCGTGCTCTCTCGGAAGCGTTGGAAAAATTATGGCGCCGCCACTGTCGCCTGGCTCACGGGTCCTGA